A genomic segment from Lytechinus variegatus isolate NC3 chromosome 10, Lvar_3.0, whole genome shotgun sequence encodes:
- the LOC121422808 gene encoding phosphomannomutase-like, with protein MMGKNRRRICLFDMDGTITHTRKTIEPEMVDVLLELQTDIPIGLITGSDIKSVEDQLGHDLLQIFDYVFVENGMVAYQKGQVFAKKNMSEQIGEEKLQEVINYVLHYLADLHLPIKRGCFVECRTGMINICPMGRCNSTFEDRRIFCEYDKKHKVREKMVKTLRERFSSSGLKFSIGGQTSFDVYPMGWDKTFCLQYLDQEYEEIYFFGDRTSKDGNDYEIFHDSRTISHTVTSPEHTKQLLQQLFFSQQPNTDS; from the exons ATGATGGGCAAAAATCGTAGAAGAATATGTCTATTTGACATGGACGGGACAATAACACACACTCGAAAG ACGATCGAGCCCGAAATGGTTGATGTCCTGTTGGAGCTTCAGACTGACATTCCAATCGGTTTGATCACCGGCTCAGACATTAAGAGTGTGGAGGATCAACTTGGTCACGATCTCCTTCAGATATTTGATTACGTCTTCGTAGAGAACGGCATGGTGGCATATCAGAAGGGCCAGGTATTTGCTAAAAAG AATATGTCTGAGCAAATTGGAGAGGAAAAATTACAAGAGGTCATCAACTATGTGCTACATTATCTGGCTGACTTACATCTCCCGATCAAAAG AGGATGTTTTGTGGAATGTCGGACGGGTATGATTAATATTTGCCCTATGGGACGATGCAACTCAACGTTTGAGGACAGAAGGATATTTTGTGAATATGACAAG AAACATAAAGTCAGAGAGAAGATGGTAAAAACACTCCGGGAGAGATTTTCTTCCAGTGGGCTTAAATTTTCTATAG GAGGGCAAACAAGCTTTGATGTGTACCCGATGGGATGGGATAAGACCTTCTGTTTGCAATACTTGGATCAAGAGTATGAAGAGATATACTTCTTTGGCGATAGAACATCAAAG gATGGCAATGACTACGAGATCTTTCACGATAGCAGGACTATAAGCCACACTGTGACCAGTCCTGAACACACCAAGCAACTCTTACAACAACTGTTCTTCAGTCAGCAACCAAACACAGACTCATGA